The window atttggttttcatttattctttatttattcCCAGTAAGAAAAGGGGGTAAGAACTCAATGCTTTACCTTCTTGTGGAACACTGGTTTGGTCTGACCTCCATAACCTGACTGCTTACGATCATAACGCCTCTTTCCCTGAGCAGCAAGGCTATCCTTTCCTTTCTTGTATTGGGTAACCTTGTGCAAGGTGTGCTTTTTGCACTCCTTGCTCTTGCAGTAGGTCTTCTTTGTTTTGGGAACGTTCACCTAACACATTACCACATTTGTAACGATCCATTA is drawn from Malus domestica chromosome 14, GDT2T_hap1 and contains these coding sequences:
- the LOC103455637 gene encoding large ribosomal subunit protein eL42, whose amino-acid sequence is MVNVPKTKKTYCKSKECKKHTLHKVTQYKKGKDSLAAQGKRRYDRKQSGYGGQTKPVFHKKAKTTKKIVLRLQCQGCKHVSQHPIKRCKHFEIGGDKKGKGTSLF